In the genome of Aedes aegypti strain LVP_AGWG chromosome 2, AaegL5.0 Primary Assembly, whole genome shotgun sequence, the window cacacgaaatatgacaacatgttttttcaaactgcaagataacttcaAATTGCCAACGacaattcgcgactacgaagttGCTGATGTTTTCTTTGGTTTTGTGTGAGAAAAAACAAGGAGAGAGatgtttttttgctttttttcacgtacacgatgacagttccttaTGAGGTTTTCCGTTGGCGCGAGTGCTTTGTGGAATCTCTTTCTGCTACTGTAGTCTCGAATCAAGGCAGACATGTTGAAAATCGataattttcttttgttgtgtaccttcgatctttcgggactaacatggaaaaagggtcaaagtttacACTCCCAAGAACCTGGCGCCCATAACCTGAAGGATTGGAACGACCAGCAGATGCGCAGAACTGGAGTAAACGGACCGTAAAGTATTTAATGAAACGAATTTACTTGAGATGATGTCAAGGATGATGTTCGTTAGGTTAAATAGTGAAATGACAAATGCACGCCaggtgcatgaaaataaaagagGTAAGGGTTCATCAACAAATTTCCAAACGCAAGAAATGGTCGTTTTTGACACCTACCCATCCCCTCGTAAAGCTTTTTGCATTAATAGTCTAGAAATTGTGTATGAGCTCTAACATTTTGattacacccacccaccccattcagtgttataaaatttgtgaacaggcccCTAATTCAAATTTATCTGCAAGGTATATCGACGATCCCCAGCAAcatacatgttataattgtgtattatcaactgatatatgaccaaaactagtcatatataagttgatagtacacaattataacatgtgtgttactcggggaGGTTGTCATCGATCTCTATcaactatctcggggatgggattcgatttcAGGCCCTTGGTGTGAGAggcgtgagttctaaccactacagaATTTACCTGTGTGTTTCTTCAAGGCCTTAGTAAAAGTATACTACCAAAATTATTTTGTAGATTTTAAAAGATATTTTCCTaaaatttttctaagaatttctgtTTAATCATTTGCAGGAAATTCTTCGAGATGATGGGGTTcgtttctgcttcataagcagaaggtcatagattcaatcccaggcccgtccctttcctcgtactttgtagttgtaacTTTCACTTGCTCTTCCTCTCTTAATCTCTGCTAACCAAAAGCAAAACTCCCTGTCATATAAGCTTACCCCTATTTTttcccgcataaactggcgtagatgtaagcgtatatccggtctactgtagACCATTTATAAATGCAACATCAaatcctcccccttcccctcattggtctgacCTGGAAGGCGTcaatgttgcctaaaaatagattaccagcacttatacactaagggccgatttctccaccttcgcttaagccgtaagcCCCGCTTacccaggtttaaggcctaagcgggggTGAAGAAACCACTTATAAGAGTGTCTGCTAGAACCAATCAGTCATCTGTTTAGTTCCTGGTACAGTTGATCTGGCGAAaccggagtagcaaccacgggtggCCAATCAAGCTCCAGCTCCAGCTAACCTGCAGGAAATTCTTCCAGttaattccatatttttttggataaaaCTCTCTAAATATTTAAGATTTATTTCATTCTTTTCAAAACTTGCACCAGATTCACTTCCAGAACTAGCATCAGGGATTTTCAACACTTCAGTGATTATAGcattttcgaaagatttttttgtgcaggttttcttccaagaaaacctTCCAGAATACTTCGAGGAGTTCTTCTAATGACTCATTCAGGTGTTTCTCAGACATTccataaatttaatataaacttATGAAGTTTGTATGACCATTTCCTCATCTTTTTAACTACTCCTAGAACCATTTTAAAGAAATCAGCTAGTAATTTTGCTAAGAGCTAAGAACTCCTCTGGAGGTTCTACATATAACTGCTCTATATTCATTCAACACTAACCTGCTGTGAACCACGATCGGGCACGACCGTCCCCGGTACGACTTGTTCACCTTCCGCCGGAAGTCCAGCAGCGCCTTGGCCGACATGGGCACACCGCCCTGGGGCCACGACAGGAAGTGGAACTGCGTCACGGTTCGCGTTTCCCCGGTTCGAAGGTTCTTCAGGTAGAACGACCGCACCAGGTAGTCGTCGCACCAGATGTGTTCGCTGACCAGGTGCACCTCGTAGATGTGATACACCTCGGCACCTTCCTCGGGCCAGTACCGTGCGCAAGCCGCTTCACCATTCTCCTGTAGTCTGCAGAGAGCTACGAGTACTACGGCACCCTGCTCCCACACCATCTGCCAGAAGTGCGCTAGGGTGGACTGCATCGGTCCTTGGGCAGCCACGTAAGCCGGTGCACGAGGGTCGTGATCCGTCTGGAAGGGAAAGAACTGTGTCAGTCTAGTAACCTCGCATTGTTCTCGGTTGAATTCATCGACTTACAATCGTAGAAGCGTTGATGTAGTCCATTCCTTCCGCGTTGGCCAGGTGGTTCAGTACAACTCGCGAGTGATCGTACGGTAGCGGAGCACCAGGTCGATTCAGCGGAGCACACTGACTTTGCAAAGCAGCATCCCGTGCATTAGGTTCCGCCTCATATCGGCAAAGAGCCTCCCACTCTCGTTGTAGTCGTCCTTTGTTTCGCAAATGATCCTCCATGTACGACAGAACCATGTGACCGGTAGAGATGTCCATGTTCGTTAGCGCCGGTTCTTCACTCCTATAATGATCCGAATTAGAACATTGACGTCTATGGAGGGTCTGATTCATTCGCACTTACCAAGAAGACGTACTAGACCTAGACGACGGCGGTCGCTCGGCTTCCTTCGCAAGCGAAGTGATTCGCCCACCCGGTGAGTCGTTACTTCCCGCCTTGCCCGCCATCCGCGCACGGCACAAATCCTGGTAGTCTTTGCTGCAACTATCCGCTCCGGAGAGTCCCGCCTGTAGCCCACCTAGTTTGTCCTTCTTTTTATCATGCTTCTTGATGAGAAATAAAGTGATCACGATCACAATGATTGCAGCGGCACCAGCTCCTGAAACGGAAAAGGCCCACACTTTACCACTCCATCATCACCGGCAGATGGCGTCCGCTCGCCTACTCACCTGCAAACATGAAAGCCATGACGTGCGTTACATCGGGTCCCTCCTCGACGCGTCGCTCCGACGAAACTCCATCTCCGCTGTCCTTGGTCTTGTCACCGACGCCGGCCTGCGTTACCAGAACGCCGTACCTTCGCAGAAGATTGTTTTTGACGCGGCTGTCGTTGTTGATCTGCTTGGCAATGTCCGCTGCGGTTTTCTTCTCCGGGTTGGACTCGACGCGGAACGATACTTCGTGGCGGTCGACTCTGGATTGCATAGAAGGTTATGAAAGAAATCGAGATAAGAGAGGTTTGCAAAATTACCTTGGATGCGTGAAGTAACCCTGCAGATGAAGCACCTCAGCCAACGCGGTCACGATCCGTGCACCATCCTTCCAGTTGTCAATTCTGAAAAAGGTACATTTGTAAGTTTCATTCTAATCCCTCTCCCCACCAAACTCACGGATTCTTCAGGTTGACATGGGCATACTCGGTGTCCACCGAGTGCGGTGCGTGATCATCGTCCGTGTGCAGGTGGAGTTCCTTCTTGGATTTGGGCTTCTTGGCATCCGTATCGTCCCCATTTTCGATGGGCAGAGCTTCCTTTGGCAGTTCGTTGGGCGTTTGCGAAGATGGTGGTGGAGCGGCCGGTGGTCCAGGTTTCTTCACATCCAACCGCTCATGCCGGGTGAAGCCAAGGATGTTGTCCAGCAAGGCCCGTGCCTCGGTTTTGCCTTTGGAGGTGCCAGGTTTGGGTACGAACACGAAACCACCTTCGGTGTAGAGACCGGCCTCCGACGGAGCGAACTGAGCATCCTCGCGGAAGGTACTGGGGATCTCGTTCAACTCGTTCAGGTGGTGGTGAGGCTTCTTGTAGAATTTGTCCAACTTGGAAGCGTCCTTTCCGTGCCCTACGCTGTTGACGTTCTCCGGGGCAAAGTTCGAAATCTTGGGGATGTGATGCTTGTTGGCGTATTCTCGGAATGAGGAGGCCTTCTGATTGATGAAGGTGTAATCCGGAACGTCAATCGGTGTCAGCTTTTCGACTAGCTTCTTCAGCGCCTTCTCCTCATCGACGTCCATCGGTTTCTGATCGTTGAAGAGAGAATGGTCACGTTTCTCGTTGTAGGAGGCCTCAGGTTTTACTCTGAATTGAAACGGTTCGACCTCGTTGGGAGCTTGGTCGTCCAGGTAATCTGTGACGTCCGGACTTGGATAGGACTCTGGTCGAGGGTAACGGGACTCGAATTGTTCTACGAGGCGTCTGAATGCGGCTCGATTCCGGTTGTCACGTAGTCGATTTCTTTCACGTTCTTCTGATTGCCGGTCGATGATAGGGAGCGGGAGTGGTTGCATGTCCTCCACGATCGGTGGATGGTGATGATTTTTAGGATACATCGGCACTAGAGGTTCAGCAAGGACTTCGAATTCAGGTGAGGATTTCTTAGCGGGTTTCCTCGCGGAGACGAAGAAGCGTTTCTCGTTGATCGATGATCGGGAGTTGGGAACTTGGGATTTCTTCAATGGAGGGAAATACACCTCATCGGCGTATTCATCGTTGGGCGGAGTAAATCGTACGAAGGCTAGGGGACTTTGGGGATCGAGAACTTCCGGATCGGGGGCAAGATTTGCGCAGAGACTCCGAGGTATCTCCGAGTTGGTTCGCATCGCAAACAGAGCACCTTGCATCCGGCATTGGGTGAAGGGATGTTCCCACCCTAGCCCTGCGCCTTGAAGGTCCTCCAACATTACCGCCAGAAATCGAGATTGTTCCTCATCCAAAGGTTCCCGGAAGAGTTCCTCCGGCTCCAGTCCATATTGTGGAAGACATTTTCCGAATGcaaaatctgcaaaaaaaaaaggaatagaATAAGTAGTACGAAACCAGCGCTAAAACATCATCGACATAAATCGCTAGATTTAAAAATCCACGCGTCCACGTTCAAAACCATAGGTACGACAAaccgttggcaaatattttgtgcaaagTGAAGCTAAGGCAATGTTTAACCCTGAACTGAACAGGAAAATGAAAGTTACAATGTATGAGGAGCTCAAACGTAAAGGGGTGTATAttacattttggtcggttttgagttgagttgaggaaattctacTGTGTTCAAGCATTCTAACGATACTATCACTTGGTTTTCCTgctttacagaaaaaaataccataattctttgaagattggcttgattttttgattcccatacaatttgtatagaataaaaaaattgctgaaagaacttcagagtagattttctcaaaactaggttttgTCACTGACACTCCTTTGCTTCCAACCTCCTCATTTTCATGTCAATCATTACCACAAGActcgttatatatttaggttaggttaggttaggtaaattgaaaacgtgtttttttttctcttataagcaggtgaaatcaactcacctgtaaaaaatctgaactgctacggcaaatgaaatgtaatatgttgttaacaaaatgttaataaaatcttaaatttgttttaccaaattaggatgatagtgttgtctaataacacagaacacctagatataagaattaAAATCTTCGTGACAACAAGTTTTATTATATTAACAAGATAACATTGTCATACGTGTTTTTCttgaatttccattgaaagTTCATCAGAAATTCATTCAAGTATTTGCCCAAATGTTCAGCTTTTACTCCGgcaatttctaaagaagttcATTTAGTGAGTATTCCTGAATGAACTTCTCCATCGATTCTAGgtaatttctctaagaatgtTGTTTAAGATACCTTAAAAATTCAACTAGGATTTTTCCCAAAGAGAACCTCAGAAATGAATTCccccaaagattatttcagaaatcttccaaaaattttttaggattttttttttcaagaaagtccttacacctccaagattttatccagtgattatTCCATCGATTTCCCTAAAATAGCCACCAAAATTACCGGTTAAAACGTCTTCGGAATTTCAATCAGTAACTCTCCAGATATTTCAagggatttcctttaaaatggccttttatgatttttataagatttcaactagggatttctctaaatataccttcagcaattcagagatttcttctaagatttttacagaaatttctccagtaattctttgagattttcccAAGTAAGacttgactttttttttaattctgggttttttccaggaatgtctctagggaaatgccaaggaaatttttctgaaaaaaacctctgataaaacttgtgtaagattTAAAATCACCCATGgtgaacaaggatctctgaaatgAAACCTGGGATCTTgaatttttagaagatttcctagataatttgctaaAATAGTCGAAAAAAACATCAATCGAATCTCGGTATAGTATAGTATAGTATAGTaacatcaaaaacagggatAATATCTGTAGCAGCGACATGAATTTAGATTAAAATtgctgaattttcacatatttttgtcactagcaaaaaacgatgtaaatgttcattttacctgcactatgtgggtaaaatgaacagctattggtggtaaaatgaacatcatgcaaaaaacgtgagcaaaacaattttttttgaaattttttattgcCCTACCGAAAaaatatccattaatgattttaacccattcaaaaagaatgctaaaggtatcagatttggcctcatatcataacgatattcacctcactgaaaaatctCACGTCTTCCGAGCTGatagttacgtcagttctaattttcaaacgtggttttctaaaatcttagttttcgatAATATTTTCACTTCATTTGACCTACGTATTAACTCGAACActctgattttttatataaatcgtccgtgcgtgataaaaattcatcgaaatttgtttttttttttcgataaaaagcaaggtgttcattttaccaccacctATCCTAGTGTAAAATGgtgaaaacaaaatcaaataaaCTCCTGAAGATcgctgggatttttttttgagaaacctgCAGGATTAATACTTGAATGAAATGCTGGGGAGATAAAAAAAGAcccttgaagaattttgaagaaaacgtgtctgaattctttaaaaaatccacATTAACAGGTGGAcgaattcttgcagggtttcttaaaaaaaaactctttttttttcaaatttatttatttatttaacaccgtcttcagctttGCTGTACAGACTGAATACCCCTTATCTTACTAATAAATTTGTCTCACAATATTCTTAAAACGATTTCTATCAAtagtaaaatcaaaaatatctaCATCATTTAAAAgattaaaacatttttcgagTGGATGATTTTGGCCGAAAACAGTACGGTGTCGACTTATCCTGATTAAAGAACGTTGACGTAAAAGACGCGCTGGGACAAAGAAATTCGCCTGTTGCAGAAGCTCTGGGCAGTCGATCCGGCTACTTATTACGTCATATGCGAACATCCTTTGAAGGTAAACTCTTCGATGGCGTAGTGACTCCAGCCCTATTAGTTGGCGCCGACTATCATACGCAGGCAGCACGATCGGGTTTGACCACGGTAATCTCCTCAGGGCATATCGGACGAAGCATCGTTGCACTCTTTCTATACGAGCGATTTGAGTTTCGTGGTAAGGAGCCCATACTTGAACAGCATATTCCAGGATGCTTCTTACGAGCGAGCAGTAAGCGGATTTTAAAGCATATGGATCACGGAATTCGGATGCGTTTCGTCGAATAAATCCTAGTACAGCAAAGGCCTTGGCAGTGGT includes:
- the LOC5566917 gene encoding receptor-type tyrosine-protein phosphatase-like N isoform X3 codes for the protein MSNIDISTTVAWTNTCQQLVRRHLTVVAVLILAILGSSTKELGVSAEGNIGCLFAETLCMEHLEWCYDDFAFGKCLPQYGLEPEELFREPLDEEQSRFLAVMLEDLQGAGLGWEHPFTQCRMQGALFAMRTNSEIPRSLCANLAPDPEVLDPQSPLAFVRFTPPNDEYADEVYFPPLKKSQVPNSRSSINEKRFFVSARKPAKKSSPEFEVLAEPLVPMYPKNHHHPPIVEDMQPLPLPIIDRQSEERERNRLRDNRNRAAFRRLVEQFESRYPRPESYPSPDVTDYLDDQAPNEVEPFQFRVKPEASYNEKRDHSLFNDQKPMDVDEEKALKKLVEKLTPIDVPDYTFINQKASSFREYANKHHIPKISNFAPENVNSVGHGKDASKLDKFYKKPHHHLNELNEIPSTFREDAQFAPSEAGLYTEGGFVFVPKPGTSKGKTEARALLDNILGFTRHERLDVKKPGPPAAPPPSSQTPNELPKEALPIENGDDTDAKKPKSKKELHLHTDDDHAPHSVDTEYAHVNLKNPIDNWKDGARIVTALAEVLHLQGYFTHPRVDRHEVSFRVESNPEKKTAADIAKQINNDSRVKNNLLRRYGVLVTQAGVGDKTKDSGDGVSSERRVEEGPDVTHVMAFMFAGAGAAAIIVIVITLFLIKKHDKKKDKLGGLQAGLSGADSCSKDYQDLCRARMAGKAGSNDSPGGRITSLAKEAERPPSSRSSTSSWSEEPALTNMDISTGHMVLSYMEDHLRNKGRLQREWEALCRYEAEPNARDAALQSQCAPLNRPGAPLPYDHSRVVLNHLANAEGMDYINASTITDHDPRAPAYVAAQGPMQSTLAHFWQMVWEQGAVVLVALCRLQENGEAACARYWPEEGAEVYHIYEVHLVSEHIWCDDYLVRSFYLKNLRTGETRTVTQFHFLSWPQGGVPMSAKALLDFRRKVNKSYRGRSCPIVVHSSNGSGRTGAYILLDLVLGRMNKGAREIDIAATLEHLRDQRAGLVATRQQFEFVLMAVAEEVHAILKALPQNSNAGSGEKRPNDPTTTSTTIAEGKESTAPANGKDQEDNDAKKKDSKPQAEK
- the LOC5566917 gene encoding receptor-type tyrosine-protein phosphatase-like N isoform X1; the encoded protein is MSNIDISTTVAWTNTCQQLVRRHLTVVAVLILAILGSSTKELGVSAEGNIGCLFAETLCMEHLEWCYDDFAFGKCLPQYGLEPEELFREPLDEEQSRFLAVMLEDLQGAGLGWEHPFTQCRMQGALFAMRTNSEIPRSLCANLAPDPEVLDPQSPLAFVRFTPPNDEYADEVYFPPLKKSQVPNSRSSINEKRFFVSARKPAKKSSPEFEVLAEPLVPMYPKNHHHPPIVEDMQPLPLPIIDRQSEERERNRLRDNRNRAAFRRLVEQFESRYPRPESYPSPDVTDYLDDQAPNEVEPFQFRVKPEASYNEKRDHSLFNDQKPMDVDEEKALKKLVEKLTPIDVPDYTFINQKASSFREYANKHHIPKISNFAPENVNSVGHGKDASKLDKFYKKPHHHLNELNEIPSTFREDAQFAPSEAGLYTEGGFVFVPKPGTSKGKTEARALLDNILGFTRHERLDVKKPGPPAAPPPSSQTPNELPKEALPIENGDDTDAKKPKSKKELHLHTDDDHAPHSVDTEYAHVNLKNPIDNWKDGARIVTALAEVLHLQGYFTHPRVDRHEVSFRVESNPEKKTAADIAKQINNDSRVKNNLLRRYGVLVTQAGVGDKTKDSGDGVSSERRVEEGPDVTHVMAFMFAGAGAAAIIVIVITLFLIKKHDKKKDKLGGLQAGLSGADSCSKDYQDLCRARMAGKAGSNDSPGGRITSLAKEAERPPSSRSSTSSWSEEPALTNMDISTGHMVLSYMEDHLRNKGRLQREWEALCRYEAEPNARDAALQSQCAPLNRPGAPLPYDHSRVVLNHLANAEGMDYINASTIFFPFQTDHDPRAPAYVAAQGPMQSTLAHFWQMVWEQGAVVLVALCRLQENGEAACARYWPEEGAEVYHIYEVHLVSEHIWCDDYLVRSFYLKNLRTGETRTVTQFHFLSWPQGGVPMSAKALLDFRRKVNKSYRGRSCPIVVHSSNGSGRTGAYILLDLVLGRMNKGAREIDIAATLEHLRDQRAGLVATRQQFEFVLMAVAEEVHAILKALPQNSNAGSGEKRPNDPTTTSTTIAEGKESTAPANGKDQEDNDAKKKDSKPQAEK
- the LOC5566917 gene encoding receptor-type tyrosine-protein phosphatase-like N isoform X2, coding for MSNIDISTTVAWTNTCQQLVRRHLTVVAVLILAILGSSTKELGVSAEGNIGCLFAETLCMEHLEWCYDDFAFGKCLPQYGLEPEELFREPLDEEQSRFLAVMLEDLQGAGLGWEHPFTQCRMQGALFAMRTNSEIPRSLCANLAPDPEVLDPQSPLAFVRFTPPNDEYADEVYFPPLKKSQVPNSRSSINEKRFFVSARKPAKKSSPEFEVLAEPLVPMYPKNHHHPPIVEDMQPLPLPIIDRQSEERERNRLRDNRNRAAFRRLVEQFESRYPRPESYPSPDVTDYLDDQAPNEVEPFQFRVKPEASYNEKRDHSLFNDQKPMDVDEEKALKKLVEKLTPIDVPDYTFINQKASSFREYANKHHIPKISNFAPENVNSVGHGKDASKLDKFYKKPHHHLNELNEIPSTFREDAQFAPSEAGLYTEGGFVFVPKPGTSKGKTEARALLDNILGFTRHERLDVKKPGPPAAPPPSSQTPNELPKEALPIENGDDTDAKKPKSKKELHLHTDDDHAPHSVDTEYAHVNLKNPIDNWKDGARIVTALAEVLHLQGYFTHPRVDRHEVSFRVESNPEKKTAADIAKQINNDSRVKNNLLRRYGVLVTQAGVGDKTKDSGDGVSSERRVEEGPDVTHVMAFMFAAGAAAIIVIVITLFLIKKHDKKKDKLGGLQAGLSGADSCSKDYQDLCRARMAGKAGSNDSPGGRITSLAKEAERPPSSRSSTSSWSEEPALTNMDISTGHMVLSYMEDHLRNKGRLQREWEALCRYEAEPNARDAALQSQCAPLNRPGAPLPYDHSRVVLNHLANAEGMDYINASTIFFPFQTDHDPRAPAYVAAQGPMQSTLAHFWQMVWEQGAVVLVALCRLQENGEAACARYWPEEGAEVYHIYEVHLVSEHIWCDDYLVRSFYLKNLRTGETRTVTQFHFLSWPQGGVPMSAKALLDFRRKVNKSYRGRSCPIVVHSSNGSGRTGAYILLDLVLGRMNKGAREIDIAATLEHLRDQRAGLVATRQQFEFVLMAVAEEVHAILKALPQNSNAGSGEKRPNDPTTTSTTIAEGKESTAPANGKDQEDNDAKKKDSKPQAEK